In one window of Halococcus saccharolyticus DSM 5350 DNA:
- a CDS encoding DUF3830 family protein, whose product MGQLEFDIEEERTFTAELLEDEAPRSVEAFRDFLPHESHLMHVRWSGHATWVNIDEIELPEIPRENHTVYPSRGDILLYPGYRNEKEILVPCGSTCFKSPAGELAGNHVANLDATREELVELEQGTLKDGQKKITIREV is encoded by the coding sequence ATGGGACAACTCGAGTTCGACATCGAAGAAGAGAGGACGTTTACCGCCGAGCTGCTCGAAGACGAAGCGCCGCGTTCGGTCGAGGCGTTTCGGGACTTCCTGCCGCACGAATCGCATCTGATGCACGTCCGCTGGAGCGGCCACGCGACGTGGGTCAACATCGACGAGATCGAGCTGCCAGAGATCCCCCGCGAGAACCACACGGTGTACCCCTCGCGCGGCGACATCCTGCTCTACCCGGGCTACCGCAACGAGAAGGAGATCCTCGTCCCCTGTGGATCGACCTGTTTCAAAAGCCCTGCTGGAGAACTGGCGGGCAACCACGTCGCGAATCTCGACGCGACGCGCGAGGAACTCGTCGAGCTAGAGCAGGGGACCCTCAAGGACGGCCAGAAGAAAATCACCATTAGAGAGGTCTAA
- a CDS encoding fumarylacetoacetate hydrolase family protein, translating into MRRARLRTPGGVVSGRYKEGVVTTQDAEYVVGQDGELTYPCSPSALYCVGRNFAETLDQMNYERPDEPDFFIKPPASLVGHDDSIWYPDWTNELTYAGELVAVIGEQCHDIAVGDVPDVVDGYTIMNDVDALDQQGRTARKAFDTSGPLGPWVETDIDPHGIDMTTTINGEERQAANTELMLFDPHEIVAYLSRRFTLRPGDAIAFGSPANPGTIEPGDRIEITYEGIGTLSNTVATSENDA; encoded by the coding sequence ATGCGACGAGCGCGACTACGGACGCCGGGCGGCGTCGTCAGCGGTCGGTACAAGGAGGGGGTCGTGACCACGCAGGACGCCGAATACGTCGTCGGCCAAGATGGGGAACTCACGTACCCCTGTTCGCCGTCGGCGCTGTACTGCGTCGGCCGAAACTTCGCCGAGACGCTCGATCAGATGAATTACGAGCGGCCGGACGAGCCCGATTTCTTCATCAAACCGCCGGCCTCGCTCGTCGGCCACGACGATTCGATATGGTATCCCGACTGGACGAACGAGTTGACGTACGCGGGCGAGCTCGTCGCCGTCATCGGAGAGCAATGTCACGATATCGCTGTCGGGGACGTTCCGGACGTGGTCGACGGCTACACCATTATGAACGACGTCGACGCGCTCGACCAGCAGGGCCGGACCGCCCGAAAGGCGTTCGATACGTCCGGGCCGCTCGGCCCGTGGGTCGAGACGGATATCGACCCGCACGGAATCGACATGACGACAACGATCAACGGCGAGGAGCGGCAAGCGGCGAACACCGAACTGATGCTGTTCGATCCACACGAGATCGTCGCCTACCTCTCACGACGGTTCACCCTCCGTCCCGGCGACGCGATCGCGTTCGGGAGCCCGGCGAACCCGGGCACGATCGAACCGGGAGACCGCATCGAAATCACCTACGAGGGGATCGGGACTCTCAGTAACACGGTGGCTACGTCGGAGAACGACGCGTAA
- a CDS encoding Zn-dependent hydrolase produces MSEGIRTNVSEERLRNDIRKNAEYGALTVEEGNSRTTLTGTKANEEARTYLVEQLEQAGLDVRIDAVGNIAGRWVPEGVDRDTPAVATGSHLDSVPEGGIFDGVLGVYGGLEAVRALQAADLDLRRPIEVVCFTEEEGVRFSDGVLGSSVASGQRSVEDALALEDDDGVTLEEALIDTGYRGEGRIDAGEWDSWLELHVEQSERLEDGNTPVGVVTSITGTIRCLIEIVGEADHSGSTAMHDRKDALAAASEVVLEVEAKTNDVVAENGDTVVGTVGKLDIAPNATNVVPGRVDLGVDVRDIDYGSMERIVGHIQGYLSALEDERGVVTTFERPYDIEPIDMADRCTAAIRDAAARSEVDSLEMHSGAGHDTMHIAKVTDAGMLFAPSRGGASHSPLEWTDWSDCGAATAVLGTALAELAAE; encoded by the coding sequence ATGTCTGAGGGAATTCGCACGAATGTCAGCGAGGAAAGACTACGGAACGACATCCGGAAGAACGCGGAGTACGGGGCACTCACAGTCGAAGAGGGGAACAGTCGCACGACACTCACGGGGACGAAGGCGAACGAGGAGGCACGCACGTATCTGGTCGAGCAGCTGGAACAGGCAGGACTCGACGTTCGCATCGACGCGGTCGGAAACATCGCCGGGCGATGGGTGCCGGAGGGCGTCGACCGGGACACGCCGGCGGTCGCGACCGGCAGTCACCTCGATTCGGTCCCGGAGGGCGGGATCTTCGACGGCGTGTTGGGCGTCTACGGCGGGCTGGAAGCCGTCCGTGCGCTGCAAGCGGCCGACCTCGACCTCCGGCGACCGATCGAGGTCGTCTGCTTCACCGAAGAGGAGGGCGTGCGGTTCTCCGATGGCGTCCTCGGGTCCTCTGTCGCGAGCGGCCAGCGCTCCGTCGAAGACGCGCTCGCACTCGAAGACGACGACGGTGTAACCCTAGAGGAGGCACTCATCGACACCGGATACCGCGGAGAAGGACGGATCGATGCGGGCGAGTGGGATTCGTGGCTCGAACTTCACGTCGAGCAGAGCGAGCGACTGGAAGACGGGAACACGCCCGTGGGCGTCGTCACCTCGATCACCGGGACGATCCGGTGTCTGATCGAGATCGTCGGCGAGGCCGATCACTCCGGTTCGACCGCGATGCACGATCGGAAAGACGCGCTAGCGGCTGCCAGCGAGGTCGTGCTCGAGGTCGAAGCCAAGACGAACGACGTCGTTGCCGAGAACGGCGACACCGTCGTCGGGACAGTGGGAAAACTCGATATCGCACCGAACGCGACCAACGTGGTGCCGGGACGCGTCGATCTGGGCGTCGACGTTCGTGATATCGACTACGGGTCGATGGAACGGATCGTCGGCCACATCCAGGGGTACTTGTCCGCCCTCGAAGACGAACGCGGTGTCGTCACGACGTTCGAGCGGCCGTACGACATCGAGCCGATCGACATGGCCGACCGCTGCACGGCCGCGATCCGGGATGCAGCAGCCCGATCGGAGGTCGACTCGCTCGAAATGCACTCCGGCGCGGGCCACGACACGATGCATATCGCAAAGGTGACGGATGCGGGAATGCTGTTTGCTCCCTCCCGAGGCGGAGCCTCACACAGTCCGTTGGAGTGGACCGACTGGAGCGACTGTGGGGCTGCAACCGCGGTGCTGGGGACGGCGCTTGCCGAGCTAGCTGCGGAGTAG
- a CDS encoding acyl-CoA carboxylase subunit beta, whose protein sequence is MEELAIEESPTEELRRRRTEAKRGGGAERIAAQHEKGKLTARERIDYFLDDDTFRELGTFVEHRSTNFDMDERGVPGDGVVTGYGEVDGRTVFVFAHDFTVLGGSVGEAVADKICTVMDKAIDNGAPIVGLNDSAGARIQEGLDSLAGFAKIFRQNVRASGLVPQISAIMGPCAGGATYSPALTDFTVMVEETSHMMITGPDVVETVTGEEISMAELGGARTHATESGVAHLSYETEGAALDAIRQLLSYLPQNNVEEPPRADPRDPPDCDATISEIVPDDPRKPYDVTAVIDGIVDEGSFFEIHSAYVRNLVTGFARMDGRPVGVVANQPCVNAGTLDIEASQKGARFVRYCDSFNIPIVTLVDVPGFMPGTDQEHGGIIRHGAKLIYAYAEATVPLSTVILRKAYGGAYIVMGSKLLGADTNYAWPGAETAVMGPRSAVNVLYRDELAAADDPETMRQTLMDEYREKFANPYSAAERGYVDSVIEPHETRERLVSDLGVLARKRTDRRPKDHGNIPL, encoded by the coding sequence ATCGAGGAGTTAGCCATCGAGGAGTCACCCACCGAGGAACTCCGTCGCCGGCGGACGGAAGCCAAACGTGGCGGCGGTGCCGAGCGTATCGCAGCCCAACACGAGAAGGGGAAGCTGACTGCGCGCGAGCGGATCGATTACTTCCTCGACGACGACACGTTCCGCGAACTCGGCACGTTCGTCGAACACCGCTCGACGAACTTCGATATGGACGAGCGCGGGGTTCCAGGCGACGGCGTCGTCACGGGGTACGGCGAGGTCGACGGCCGCACGGTGTTCGTGTTCGCCCACGATTTCACCGTTCTGGGAGGGTCGGTTGGCGAGGCCGTCGCCGACAAGATCTGTACGGTGATGGACAAAGCGATCGACAACGGTGCGCCGATCGTCGGGCTGAACGATTCGGCGGGCGCACGGATTCAGGAGGGACTCGACTCGCTCGCAGGGTTCGCGAAGATCTTCCGGCAGAACGTCCGGGCGAGCGGACTCGTTCCGCAGATTTCGGCGATCATGGGCCCATGTGCTGGCGGCGCGACGTACTCGCCCGCGTTGACGGATTTCACAGTGATGGTCGAAGAGACCAGTCACATGATGATCACCGGGCCGGACGTGGTCGAGACAGTCACCGGCGAGGAGATCTCGATGGCAGAGCTCGGCGGGGCGAGAACCCACGCCACCGAGAGTGGCGTCGCCCATCTGTCCTACGAGACCGAGGGAGCCGCACTCGACGCCATCCGGCAGCTGCTCTCGTATCTGCCGCAGAACAACGTCGAGGAGCCGCCACGGGCCGACCCCCGGGACCCTCCCGACTGCGACGCCACAATCAGTGAGATCGTTCCTGACGATCCCCGAAAGCCCTATGACGTAACTGCAGTCATCGACGGTATCGTCGACGAAGGGTCCTTCTTCGAGATTCATTCGGCGTACGTACGGAACCTCGTGACCGGGTTCGCGCGGATGGACGGCCGGCCGGTCGGCGTGGTCGCGAACCAGCCGTGCGTCAATGCGGGCACCCTGGATATCGAGGCGAGTCAGAAGGGCGCGCGGTTCGTTCGGTACTGCGATTCGTTCAATATCCCGATCGTGACGCTCGTGGACGTTCCGGGATTCATGCCCGGTACTGATCAGGAGCACGGCGGGATCATCCGTCACGGCGCGAAACTGATCTACGCCTACGCCGAGGCCACCGTGCCGCTGTCGACGGTGATTCTCCGAAAGGCGTACGGCGGCGCGTACATCGTGATGGGGTCGAAGCTCCTCGGTGCGGACACCAATTACGCGTGGCCCGGCGCGGAAACTGCCGTGATGGGACCACGCAGTGCGGTCAACGTGCTGTATCGCGACGAACTCGCTGCCGCCGACGATCCCGAGACCATGCGCCAGACGCTGATGGACGAGTACCGTGAAAAGTTCGCCAATCCCTATTCGGCGGCCGAACGCGGGTACGTCGACAGCGTGATCGAACCACACGAGACACGCGAGCGCCTCGTGAGCGATCTCGGCGTACTCGCCCGCAAGCGGACCGATAGGCGGCCGAAAGACCACGGCAACATCCCGCTCTGA